In Astatotilapia calliptera chromosome 20, fAstCal1.2, whole genome shotgun sequence, one genomic interval encodes:
- the LOC113013615 gene encoding uncharacterized protein LOC113013615: MKIFYLVLLFQASLQLECDKEITAHVGGEFILKCKYGINHFLYSKKYWCRGPSRSNCEIVADSENSRNTHRSQVIDLNRRGLFVKVTNLRFDDAGAYWVGIDKIYADIMTQVKVIITEVPVSKPRLWPLSSLVDRPTCWGKSVTLRCGCAKGTGVRYAWYQHIDRKDFLLHKSSDLYLHCGAVQKDCSYFCIGSNDISSEKSELISVQVLMPANSSCIYVVNIQGQPIYDCADRMSTTTVTTPTLTSCLVIMNISDNTRNQSLQLNETTQGFFFIRSLTGLPLWYILLRWSSFLALLIIICTAVKYTRRRYKKYANQKKNIHCRRIYHACQ; this comes from the exons ATGAAGATATTTTACCTCGTTTTGCTTTTTCAAG CAAGTCTTCAGCTTGAATGTGATAAAGAGATCACAGCCCATGTTGGAGGTGAATTTATCCTTAAATGCAAGTATGGCATAAATCATTTTCTGTACAGCAAAAAGTATTGGTGCAGAGGGCCCTCCAGAAGCAATTGTGAGATTGTGGCAGACTCAGAAAACAGTCGAAACACACACAGGTCCCAAGTGATAGATTTAAACAGAAGGGGGCTGTTTGTGAAAGTCACAAATCTCCGATTTGATGACGCTGGAGCGTACTGGGTTGGGATTGATAAGATATATGCTGACATCATGACCCAAGTCAAAGTGATTATCACTGAAG TTCCAGTGTCCAAGCCCCGACTTTGGCCCCTGAGCTCTCTGGTGGACAGGCCAACATGTTGGGGGAAGTCAGTTACCTTACGCTGTGGTTGTGCAAAGGGCACTGGTGTTCGTTATGCCTGGTATCAGCACATTGACAGAAAGGACTTCCTGCTCCATAAGTCTTCAGACTTGTATCTTCACTGTGGCGCAGTTCAAAAGGACTGTAGTTATTTCTGTATTGGCAGTAATGACATAAGCAGTGAGAAGAGTGAGCTCATCTCTGTGCAGGTTCTGATGCCTGCAAACAGCAGCTGTATCTATGTTGTTAATATTCAGG GTCAACCAATTTATGACTGTGCAGACAGAATGAGCACAACCACAGTCACAACACCAACTCTGACCTCCTGCCTAGTTATTATGAACATCAGTGATAACACAAGAAATCAATCTTTACAACTGAATGAAACCACTCAAGGCTTTTTTTTCATCAG ATCATTGACGGGACTGCCACTGTGGTACATATTACTGCGTTGGAGTTCTTTTCTGGCCTTGTTGATAATCATTTGCACAGCTGTTAAATACACAAGAAGAAGATACAAAAAATATGCCAACCAGAAGAAAAATATTCATTGCAGGCGAATTTACCATGCGTGTCAGTGA